The Henckelia pumila isolate YLH828 chromosome 2, ASM3356847v2, whole genome shotgun sequence genome includes a window with the following:
- the LOC140880560 gene encoding tyrosine decarboxylase 2 — translation MEGDLKTMDSEQLREYAHKMVDFIADYYKDIETFPVLSQVQPGYLRKLIPDSAPARPDSFQDVLDDIRDKIIPGVTHWQSPEYFAYYPSNSSIAGFLGEMLSAAVNVVGFSWITSPAATELETIVMDWLGKALKLPDAFLSTGHGGGVIQGTASEAVLVVLLAARDKILRKVGKDTIRKLVVYCSDQTHASLQKACKIGGIYPENIRILETDSSTEYALSPESLTKAISQDIALGLIPFFLCATVGTTSSAAVDPLLALGKISQSNGLWFHVDAAYAGSTCICPEFRPYLDGVEEADSFNMNAHKFFLTNFDCSALWVKERHALIQSLSTRAEYLENKASQANMVVDYKDWQIPLGRRFRSLKLWLVLRLYGLENLQVYIRTRIELAMKFEELVKNDTRFEISASRLFSLVCFRLVPPHNNEELGNKLNSELLDAVNSTGKLYISHTVLSNKYILRFAVGAPLTEERHIFAAWEMLQEKASALLKHL, via the exons AT GGAAGGTGACTTGAAGACGATGGACTCAGAACAGCTGAGGGAGTATGCACACAAGATGGTGGATTTCATCGCTGATTATTACAAGGATATTGAAACATTCCCTGTCCTTAGCCAAGTTCAG CCTGGTTATCTGCGGAAGCTTATTCCAGATTCTGCACCGGCTCGTCCCGACTCATTTCAAGATGTTCTGGATG ATATTCGAGACAAAATCATACCAGGGGTCACCCATTGGCAAAGCCCAGAATACTTTGCATACTATCCATCAAATAGCAGTATTGCAGGATTTTTAGGGGAAATGCTCAGTGCTGCTGTAAACGTGGTGGGTTTCAGCTGGATAACTTCTCCTGCTGCAACAGAACTCGAAACAATAGTTATGGATTGGCTTGGCAAAGCACTTAAGCTACCTGATGCTTTCCTTTCAACAG GACATGGTGGTGGCGTGATACAGGGCACTGCAAGTGAAGCGGTTTTGGTTGTGCTTTTGGCTGCTCGAGATAAAATTTTGAGAAAGGTTGGGAAAGACACCATCAGAAAGCTTGTGGTCTATTGCTCTGATCAAACTCATGCTTCTCTGCAGAAAGCCTGCAAG ATTGGAGGAATTTACCCAGAAAATATCCGGATTCTGGAAACTGATTCTTCCACCGAATATGCTCTTTCTCCTGAATCATTAACCAAAGCAATCTCACAGGACATAGCCTTGGGTTTAATTCCTTTCTTCTTGTGTGCTACT GTTGGTACTACATCATCAGCAGCTGTAGATCCTCTGCTTGCATTGGGGAAGATTTCACAG AGTAATGGGCTATGGTTTCATGTGGATGCTGCTTATGCTGGAAGTACTTGTATCTGCCCAGAGTTTCGTCCCTACTTAGATGGAGTTGAGGAAGCTGACTCTTTCAACATGAATGCACACAAGTTTTTTTTGACCAATTTTGATTGCTCGGCTCTTTGGGTGAAG GAAAGACATGCGCTCATCCAGTCACTCTCAACAAGGGCAGAGTACCTAGAGAACAAA GCTTCTCAAGCAAACATGGTTGTGGATTACAAAGATTGGCAAATTCCTTTAGGACGCAGATTCAG ATCTCTGAAGCTATGGCTGGTGTTAAGACTTTATGGGTTGGAAAACTTGCAAGTTTACATAAGAACTCGTATTGAACTGGCTATGAAGTTCGAAGAACTTGTTAAAAATGACACAAGATTTGAG ATTTCTGCCTCTCGACTTTTTTCTCTGGTATGCTTTCGCCTGGTTCCTCCACATAACAATGAAGAGCTGGGAAACAAATTGAACAGCGAGCTACTAGATGCAGTTAACTCAACTGGAAAATTATACATCTCTCACACG GTCCTGTCGAACAAGTACATACTACGGTTTGCAGTGGGAGCTCCGCTGACCGAAGAGAGGCACATTTTTGCCGCTTGGGAGATGTTACAAGAAAAGGCTTCTGCTTTACTGAAGCATTTGTAG